In a single window of the Bradyrhizobium sp. ORS 285 genome:
- the ptsP gene encoding phosphoenolpyruvate--protein phosphotransferase, which produces MRSTSGGPRVLLRRLRETMAEQVSAQERLDKIVVLIAANMVAEVCSVYVLRVDNTLELYATEGLNRDAVHITVMSAHEGLVGLVASEATPLNLSDAHSHPAFSYRPETGEEIYHSFLGVPILRAGNTLGVLVVQNRAKRTYVEEEVEALQTTAMVLAEMIASGELAALAQPGAEPAVRHSIHKNGAVLSDGIALGHVVLHEPRVVVNNYIAEDLPKEIKRLDAALVKLRADLDRMLERGDVADGGEHREVLEAYRMFANDQGWSHKLHEAVATGLTAEAAVERVQSDTRARMLRSTDPYLRERLHDLEDLGYRLLRQLVGQDHAPSRDHLPDNAILIARAMGPAALLDYDRKRLRGLVLEEGTANSHVAIVARALGIPAVGEVPNAPGIADPGDAIIVDGTSGSIYVRPSAEIESAYAERVRFRARRQAQYSELRNKPCKTKDGQPVELMINAGLVIDLPHIEDTGSAGIGLFRTELQFMVSASLPRSSDQLALYRTVLDAAGSKPVTFRTLDIGGDKALPYMETVIEENPALGWRAIRLGLDRPGLLRGQIRALLRAGGGRSLRIMFPMISEVAEFDTAKAIVERELTYLRQHGHTLPERVDIGTMLEVPALLYQLDELLSKVDFISVGSNDLFQFLFAVDRGNAKVSERFDTLSTPILRALREIVCKAKAAKRSVSLCGEMASKPIGALALIALGYRSLSLSATAHGPVKAMILELDAAKAEAKMAEWLAAPAGSFSMRQKLTEFAESEGLAL; this is translated from the coding sequence ATGCGAAGCACGTCGGGAGGCCCCCGCGTCCTGCTCAGACGGCTTCGCGAGACCATGGCGGAGCAGGTCTCGGCACAGGAGCGGCTCGACAAGATCGTGGTGCTGATCGCGGCCAACATGGTCGCGGAGGTCTGCTCGGTCTATGTGCTGCGCGTCGACAACACGCTCGAACTCTACGCCACTGAGGGTCTGAACCGCGACGCCGTCCACATCACGGTCATGAGCGCGCATGAGGGCCTGGTCGGCCTCGTCGCCAGCGAGGCCACCCCGCTCAATCTGAGCGACGCGCACAGCCACCCGGCCTTCTCCTATCGCCCGGAGACCGGCGAAGAAATCTACCATTCCTTCCTCGGCGTGCCGATCCTGCGCGCCGGCAACACGCTCGGCGTGCTGGTGGTGCAGAACCGCGCCAAGCGCACCTATGTCGAGGAAGAGGTCGAGGCGCTGCAGACCACCGCGATGGTGCTCGCCGAGATGATCGCCTCGGGCGAGCTCGCGGCGCTGGCGCAGCCCGGCGCCGAGCCGGCGGTGCGGCACTCCATCCACAAGAACGGCGCGGTGCTGTCGGACGGCATCGCGCTCGGCCATGTCGTGCTCCACGAGCCGCGCGTCGTCGTCAACAACTACATCGCCGAGGACCTGCCGAAGGAGATCAAGCGGCTTGACGCAGCGCTGGTGAAGCTGCGCGCCGATCTCGACCGCATGCTGGAGCGCGGCGACGTCGCCGATGGCGGCGAGCATCGCGAGGTGCTCGAAGCGTACCGGATGTTCGCCAACGACCAGGGCTGGTCGCACAAGCTGCACGAAGCCGTCGCCACCGGCCTCACGGCCGAAGCTGCCGTCGAGCGCGTCCAGTCCGACACCCGCGCCCGCATGCTGCGCTCGACCGATCCGTATTTGCGCGAGCGGCTGCACGATCTCGAGGATCTCGGCTACCGCCTTCTGCGCCAGCTGGTCGGCCAGGACCATGCCCCGAGCCGCGATCACCTGCCCGACAACGCCATCCTGATCGCGCGTGCGATGGGCCCGGCGGCGCTGCTCGACTACGACCGCAAGCGGCTGCGCGGCCTGGTGCTGGAGGAAGGCACCGCCAACTCGCATGTCGCGATCGTCGCCCGCGCGCTCGGCATTCCCGCCGTCGGCGAGGTGCCGAACGCGCCCGGCATCGCCGATCCCGGCGACGCCATCATCGTCGACGGCACCTCCGGCTCGATCTATGTGCGGCCGTCGGCCGAGATCGAATCCGCCTATGCCGAGCGGGTGCGCTTCCGCGCCCGCCGTCAAGCGCAGTACAGCGAGCTGCGCAACAAGCCGTGCAAGACCAAGGACGGCCAGCCGGTCGAGCTGATGATCAATGCCGGCCTCGTCATCGACCTGCCGCATATCGAGGACACCGGCAGCGCCGGCATCGGCCTGTTCCGCACCGAACTGCAGTTCATGGTCTCTGCCAGCCTGCCCCGCTCCAGCGATCAGCTCGCGCTGTATCGCACGGTGCTCGACGCGGCGGGCAGCAAGCCTGTCACGTTCCGCACACTCGACATCGGCGGCGACAAGGCCTTGCCCTACATGGAGACCGTGATCGAGGAGAATCCCGCGCTCGGCTGGCGCGCGATCCGACTCGGGCTCGATCGTCCAGGCTTGCTGCGCGGCCAGATCCGCGCGCTGCTACGCGCCGGCGGCGGCCGCTCGCTGCGCATCATGTTCCCGATGATCTCGGAGGTCGCCGAGTTCGACACCGCCAAGGCGATCGTCGAGCGCGAGCTGACTTATCTGCGCCAGCATGGCCACACGCTGCCGGAGCGCGTCGACATCGGCACCATGCTCGAAGTGCCGGCGCTGCTGTATCAGCTCGACGAGCTGCTCTCGAAGGTCGATTTCATCTCGGTCGGCTCCAACGATCTGTTCCAGTTCCTGTTCGCCGTCGACCGCGGCAACGCCAAGGTCTCCGAGCGCTTCGACACGCTGTCGACGCCGATCCTGCGCGCGCTGCGGGAGATCGTGTGCAAGGCCAAGGCCGCCAAGCGCTCGGTGTCGCTGTGCGGCGAGATGGCCTCCAAGCCGATCGGCGCGCTGGCGCTGATCGCGCTCGGCTACCGCTCGCTGTCGCTGTCGGCGACCGCGCACGGCCCGGTCAAGGCGATGATCCTGGAGCTCGACGCCGCCAAGGCCGAGGCGAAGATGGCCGAGTGGCTCGCCGCACCGGCCGGCAGCTTCTCGATGCGGCAGAAGCTGACCGAGTTCGCCGAGAGCGAAGGCCTCGCGCTGTAG